The Candidatus Binatia bacterium genome has a window encoding:
- a CDS encoding ice-binding family protein — MMRIESRISWIAAPVIALLIAGCCDKDKPLGVLESGGGGQAAVALGTTSTFAVLAQDSIVSTGATVITGDIGVSPGTTVTGFPPATASGTTQAGNATSATALVDLTTAINDVTARTTSVLTLPAAELSGMTLSPGLYDTASPLTLSGTVTLNALGNPDAVFIIRTAADLTTAAGSRVVLTGGAQAKNVIWLVGTNATLGSNSVFQGTILANQSITLLSGARLNGRALSRTGAVTLDAAVIVVP; from the coding sequence ATGATGCGCATAGAGAGTCGGATTTCGTGGATCGCGGCGCCGGTGATCGCGCTTCTGATTGCTGGATGCTGCGACAAGGACAAGCCACTCGGAGTCCTCGAGAGCGGCGGCGGAGGTCAGGCCGCGGTTGCGCTCGGAACGACCTCGACGTTCGCTGTCCTCGCGCAGGACTCGATCGTCAGCACGGGCGCCACGGTCATCACCGGCGATATCGGCGTCAGCCCCGGCACGACGGTGACGGGCTTCCCGCCCGCCACGGCGAGCGGTACGACGCAGGCGGGCAACGCCACGTCCGCGACCGCGCTGGTCGATCTGACCACGGCGATCAACGACGTGACGGCGCGAACGACGTCGGTGCTCACGCTGCCGGCCGCCGAGCTGTCCGGCATGACGCTCTCTCCCGGGCTCTACGACACGGCCTCCCCGCTCACGCTTTCGGGCACGGTCACGCTGAACGCGCTGGGCAATCCGGACGCCGTCTTCATCATCCGCACCGCCGCCGATCTCACGACCGCCGCGGGCAGCCGCGTCGTCCTCACCGGCGGCGCCCAGGCCAAGAACGTGATCTGGCTGGTCGGCACCAACGCGACCCTCGGCTCCAATTCCGTCTTCCAGGGAACGATCCTGGCGAATCAGTCGATCACGCTCCTCTCCGGAGCGCGGCTGAACGGCCGGGCGCTATCCCGCACCGGAGCGGTGACGCTGGATGCAGCGGTCATCGTCGTGCCATGA
- a CDS encoding OmpA family protein codes for MRSTIMALAAVLLVSATPAFAGGEKGQLELGIYGGHIWFDDYGIFHPENKFFPGIRLGYWLSDKVSLEASGQRVKSETDFDILGLENTDVTAEALRLNLLYNLGHGGFRPFLTAGVGDEKFHAEGLGESCDFGWNAGVGFRAFLSRSVALRADGRYVSVKVGDEVDESQHNTEAMLGLSFLFGGHHEHVEEVHTEVANQPPTVTCVVDRAQILPGETASITVTATDPEGGPVTYAYSSPTGHVAGNGAVATFDFASVAPPSTATITVRVTDDHGNTSTCDATVALMEPQRKAEAVSCIAGGFPNNLFRITNVDKACLDDVAQRLSADPRATVVIIGHADSHERSSDIAQRRADAIRDYLVSERHIEVARVTTRSAGSTKMIATGSDKESQAQNRRVEVWFVPEGATGP; via the coding sequence ATGCGAAGCACGATCATGGCGCTCGCCGCCGTGCTCCTCGTGTCCGCGACTCCCGCGTTTGCGGGAGGCGAGAAGGGCCAGCTGGAGCTCGGCATCTACGGCGGGCACATCTGGTTCGACGACTACGGGATCTTCCACCCCGAGAACAAGTTCTTCCCCGGCATCCGCCTCGGTTACTGGCTCTCGGACAAGGTGAGCCTGGAGGCCTCCGGCCAGCGGGTGAAGTCCGAGACCGACTTCGACATTCTCGGACTGGAGAACACCGACGTGACCGCGGAGGCGCTGCGGCTCAACCTGCTCTACAACCTCGGACACGGCGGCTTCCGCCCGTTCCTCACGGCCGGCGTCGGCGATGAGAAGTTTCACGCTGAAGGGCTCGGCGAATCGTGCGACTTCGGCTGGAACGCCGGCGTGGGCTTTCGCGCCTTCCTCTCGCGCTCCGTGGCGCTCCGCGCGGACGGCCGCTACGTGAGCGTGAAGGTGGGCGACGAGGTGGACGAATCGCAGCACAACACGGAGGCGATGCTCGGCTTGAGCTTCCTGTTCGGCGGCCACCACGAGCACGTCGAGGAGGTGCACACCGAGGTCGCGAATCAGCCGCCCACAGTGACCTGCGTCGTCGACCGCGCCCAGATCCTTCCCGGCGAGACCGCGAGCATCACCGTCACGGCGACCGATCCGGAAGGCGGGCCGGTCACCTACGCGTACAGCTCGCCGACCGGGCACGTGGCCGGAAACGGCGCCGTCGCGACCTTCGACTTCGCCAGCGTGGCCCCGCCCTCGACGGCGACCATCACGGTGCGCGTCACGGACGACCACGGCAACACGTCGACCTGCGACGCGACCGTCGCGCTCATGGAGCCGCAGCGGAAGGCCGAAGCGGTCTCCTGCATCGCGGGCGGCTTCCCGAACAACCTCTTCCGGATCACCAACGTGGACAAGGCATGCCTGGACGACGTGGCCCAGCGGCTGAGCGCCGATCCGCGGGCCACCGTGGTCATCATCGGGCACGCCGATTCGCACGAGCGCTCGTCCGACATCGCCCAGCGGCGCGCCGACGCGATCCGCGACTACCTGGTGAGCGAGCGGCACATCGAGGTGGCGCGCGTCACGACCCGTTCCGCCGGCAGCACGAAGATGATCGCGACCGGCAGCGACAAGGAGTCGCAGGCCCAGAACCGCCGGGTCGAGGTCTGGTTCGTTCCCGAAGGAGCGACCGGACCGTAA
- a CDS encoding CopD family protein, translated as MSAPEPLIEWPQPILEFLGFVAAFLATGAIGFRLFVLRPWAGGRATADDLGAVARTAAGRSALLGLIGAILATVLDLLDVSSEAAEGHASFGAQLTSSADTLIQLGLLLLTVVGFALALSRVRAGWYAAAAGVVLGVFLPAFSGKWLQLVNPIHMFAAGMWIGTLFQLVVAGILVTLRSGLSPERRGAFVRDLTARFSPLALTSAGVLATFGVITAWRHLKTLPALWTTPYGYALIVKLCLVAGVLALGAFNFRRQRPLLGTELGARSLRRSATAELTVAVLVLVVTSILVSLPTPKP; from the coding sequence ATGAGCGCGCCCGAGCCACTCATCGAATGGCCGCAGCCGATCCTCGAGTTCCTGGGGTTCGTGGCCGCGTTCCTCGCGACCGGCGCCATCGGATTTCGCCTCTTCGTCCTGCGTCCCTGGGCCGGCGGCCGCGCAACCGCCGACGACCTGGGCGCCGTCGCGCGGACCGCCGCGGGACGCTCGGCGCTCCTCGGGCTCATCGGCGCGATTCTGGCCACCGTCCTCGATCTGCTCGACGTCTCTTCGGAAGCCGCCGAGGGACACGCGTCGTTCGGCGCCCAGCTCACGTCGAGCGCGGACACGCTGATCCAGCTGGGGCTCCTACTCCTCACGGTCGTCGGCTTCGCGCTCGCGCTCTCCCGCGTCCGTGCGGGGTGGTATGCCGCCGCGGCGGGCGTGGTCCTGGGGGTGTTCCTTCCGGCGTTCTCCGGCAAGTGGCTGCAATTGGTCAACCCCATCCACATGTTCGCCGCGGGGATGTGGATCGGAACGCTCTTCCAGCTGGTCGTCGCGGGGATTCTCGTGACGCTGCGCAGCGGGCTCTCGCCGGAGCGCCGGGGCGCCTTCGTGCGGGATCTGACGGCGCGATTCTCGCCGCTCGCGCTGACCTCGGCCGGCGTGCTCGCCACCTTCGGCGTCATCACGGCGTGGAGGCACCTCAAGACGCTCCCGGCGCTCTGGACGACGCCGTACGGCTACGCCCTGATCGTGAAGCTCTGCCTGGTTGCTGGCGTGCTGGCGCTGGGCGCCTTCAACTTCCGGCGGCAGCGCCCGCTGCTCGGCACGGAACTGGGGGCGCGATCGCTCCGCCGTTCGGCCACGGCGGAGCTCACCGTGGCGGTGCTGGTCCTGGTGGTGACGTCGATTCTGGTGAGCCTTCCGACTCCGAAGCCCTAG
- a CDS encoding RNB domain-containing ribonuclease, which produces MSKAPPETQRDLLLRVARRAMREHGLEPDFSPEALAEAERVPDAPGGEEGKDLRDLPWCSIDNDDSRDLDQLTVADSRSDGTSILYVAVANVIGAVPSGSALDGHARTNTTSVYTPPRVFPMLPERLSTDLTSLAPDQDRAAMVIEIHVDAEGRIGDSGVFRALVRNRAKLAYSGVGPWLEGSGPIPPAIGRVPGLEANLRMQDGAAQRLRSLRHEHGALALESIEVRPQLDDGRVSALPTERPNRAKELIEDLMIASNETIARFLESRRFPVLRRVVRTPKRWARIAEIAKDLGEALPDQPDPVALNRFLEKRRAADPVRFPDLSLSVIKLLGRGEYVASFPGEEITGHFGLAVSDYTHSTAPNRRYPDVITQRLLRAALDGGTLPYGRDELIGLADHCTQREDDVNKIERLLDKAAAACLLSSHIGQEFDGIVTGASEKGTWVRVFDPHVEGRVEQGQEGLDVGDRVRVRLVHTDPERGFIDFARTGHAPVGRPRG; this is translated from the coding sequence ATGTCGAAAGCGCCCCCCGAAACCCAGCGTGACCTTCTTCTCCGTGTCGCGCGCCGCGCCATGCGCGAGCATGGCCTCGAGCCGGACTTCTCCCCTGAGGCCCTGGCCGAGGCGGAACGCGTTCCCGACGCGCCGGGCGGCGAGGAGGGCAAGGACCTGCGCGATCTCCCCTGGTGCTCGATCGACAACGACGACTCGCGTGACCTGGACCAGCTGACGGTGGCCGACTCCCGCTCGGACGGAACCTCGATCCTCTACGTCGCCGTGGCGAACGTGATCGGAGCGGTGCCGTCCGGCTCGGCGCTGGACGGCCACGCCCGGACCAACACCACTTCGGTCTACACGCCGCCGCGCGTCTTTCCGATGCTGCCCGAGCGTCTGAGCACGGACCTCACGTCGCTCGCTCCGGACCAGGACCGGGCGGCGATGGTGATCGAGATCCACGTGGACGCCGAGGGACGGATCGGCGACTCGGGGGTGTTCCGCGCGCTCGTCCGCAATCGCGCGAAGCTCGCCTACTCCGGCGTGGGCCCCTGGCTCGAGGGATCGGGCCCGATCCCGCCCGCCATCGGCCGCGTGCCCGGCCTGGAGGCGAATCTCCGGATGCAGGACGGCGCGGCCCAGCGGCTCCGGTCGCTGCGCCACGAGCACGGCGCCCTGGCGCTGGAGTCGATCGAGGTGCGCCCTCAGCTTGACGACGGAAGGGTGAGCGCGCTCCCGACGGAGCGCCCGAACCGCGCCAAGGAGCTGATCGAAGATCTCATGATCGCTTCGAACGAGACGATCGCGCGATTCCTCGAGTCGCGGCGCTTTCCGGTGCTCCGGCGCGTCGTGCGCACTCCCAAGCGCTGGGCGCGCATCGCGGAGATCGCCAAGGACCTCGGGGAGGCGCTTCCCGACCAGCCCGATCCCGTGGCGCTGAACCGCTTCCTGGAGAAGCGGCGCGCCGCCGATCCCGTGCGCTTCCCCGATCTCTCCCTCTCCGTGATCAAGCTGCTCGGGCGGGGGGAATATGTCGCCAGCTTCCCCGGAGAGGAGATCACGGGTCACTTCGGGCTGGCCGTGAGCGACTACACCCACTCGACGGCCCCCAACCGCCGCTACCCCGACGTCATCACGCAGCGACTGCTGCGCGCCGCGCTCGACGGAGGAACCCTTCCCTACGGACGCGACGAGCTGATCGGACTGGCCGACCACTGCACGCAGCGCGAGGACGACGTGAACAAGATCGAGCGGCTCTTGGACAAGGCGGCGGCCGCCTGCCTGCTCAGCAGCCACATCGGGCAGGAGTTCGACGGAATCGTGACCGGCGCCTCCGAGAAAGGCACCTGGGTGCGCGTGTTCGATCCGCACGTCGAAGGGCGCGTCGAGCAGGGGCAGGAAGGACTGGACGTGGGCGATCGCGTCCGGGTGCGGCTGGTCCACACCGATCCCGAGCGGGGGTTCATCGACTTCGCCCGGACCGGGCACGCCCCGGTCGGCCGGCCCCGCGGCTGA
- a CDS encoding sigma-70 family RNA polymerase sigma factor, with product MEAPGGDQGTPSPSDVTQTFLRWRQGDASALHALLPLVYEEMRRLAGAYLKDESAGHTLQPTALAHEAYLRLLDQRHVSWQNRAHFMGIAAQAMRRILIDHARRRGAQKRGGDAVHVTLEDSDAVAGRAEPLGVAAEDLNDALDRLAALDERQARVVELRFFTGLSVEETAEVLGVSPATVKRDWTLARAWLHRELKGRIA from the coding sequence ATGGAAGCCCCGGGGGGAGATCAGGGGACTCCGTCCCCTTCTGACGTCACTCAGACCTTTCTTCGCTGGCGACAGGGAGATGCAAGCGCGCTCCATGCGCTGCTCCCGCTCGTCTACGAGGAGATGCGTCGTCTCGCGGGCGCTTACCTGAAAGACGAGAGCGCCGGCCACACGCTTCAGCCCACCGCGCTCGCCCACGAGGCCTACCTCCGCCTGCTCGATCAGCGCCACGTCTCCTGGCAGAACCGCGCCCATTTCATGGGGATCGCCGCCCAGGCGATGCGCCGCATCCTGATCGATCACGCCCGCCGCCGCGGGGCGCAGAAGCGCGGCGGCGACGCCGTGCACGTCACGCTGGAAGACAGCGACGCGGTGGCCGGGCGCGCCGAGCCGTTGGGCGTGGCGGCCGAGGACCTGAACGACGCCCTCGACCGCCTCGCCGCGCTGGACGAGCGCCAGGCGCGCGTCGTCGAGCTCCGTTTCTTCACCGGACTTTCCGTCGAGGAGACCGCCGAAGTGCTCGGCGTCTCCCCCGCCACGGTCAAGCGCGACTGGACCCTCGCGCGCGCCTGGCTCCACCGCGAGCTCAAAGGGAGGATCGCGTGA
- a CDS encoding serine/threonine-protein kinase — MTERWERVGELFEAALRQPREQRAAFLKEACAEDRELETEIRSLLASHDAAGGFLEPEGGAVSLPFPEGPAPGQSIGSWRVVRPLATGGMGVVYLVEREDGQFHQRGALKLIRQGLATQEMVQRFLRERQILATLDHPNMARLLDGGTTPEGLPWLVMEYVEGSPLYEWCSEKAPTLRERLRLFLALCGSVEAAHRRLVLHRDIKPGNVLVTAEGTPRLLDFGVAKIFSAEGAPVSELTTARAPLTPEYASPEQLRGGDITTASDVYSLGVLLFELATGARPYPTRAEGATQLVRTVLEKDPVRPSTAAATRVVTAAERTRSLPSPPTGGPGALSRALAGDLDNIILKALAKEPERRYGSVEELGADLRRYLDGRPVEARPSTWRYRTSKFVRRNRVAVGMATVAALAIVAGAALSLWSAREARRERAVAERRLRDVAAMANTVLWDVNEGLASMPGTTPLREKIVDSATKYLNGIAAEGVQDTALIRTLADGFDKLGTVQGYVWSANVGRSEEGYRSLKKAYELRDRLVRANPVHEEYKLDLASSATKLCNFDREHGRAVEATAMSSRALELMTELRRMRPDVRRYRINIPRLLHNDGLTLIEAGKIDEGVAQIRRGVDSFAALVVWEPKEPSHRRTLAQASTGLAEALVLQPGRSDSALAALGRARTLLDDLIRENPEDADLLRRRGAVHYDTGRIYLLNTNDPVSALGEAEACAAATRAAAQKDPGNDDAAVSDLIARTFLGHVHAAAGHTALAEDLLGGVIPDLVRRAMTDTTDTRFVQELIEAKLAMGLVELDRAGKSAGAVAAAHRQAARQWLVGARDAQERLAQQTGPWSFSREETEAIGKSLAACDAGDALR; from the coding sequence GTGACCGAACGCTGGGAGCGGGTGGGCGAGCTCTTCGAGGCGGCCCTGCGACAGCCGCGCGAGCAGCGCGCCGCGTTCCTCAAGGAAGCGTGCGCCGAGGATCGCGAGCTGGAGACCGAAATCCGTTCGCTCCTCGCGAGCCACGACGCCGCCGGCGGATTCCTGGAGCCGGAGGGAGGCGCGGTGTCGCTCCCCTTCCCCGAGGGACCCGCGCCGGGCCAGAGCATCGGATCGTGGAGAGTCGTGCGTCCGCTCGCCACCGGCGGGATGGGCGTGGTCTATCTCGTGGAGCGCGAGGACGGGCAGTTCCACCAGCGGGGCGCGCTCAAGCTCATCCGGCAGGGGCTGGCGACGCAGGAGATGGTCCAGCGCTTCCTCCGCGAGCGGCAGATCCTGGCCACCCTGGACCATCCCAACATGGCGCGCCTGCTCGACGGCGGCACGACGCCGGAGGGGCTCCCCTGGCTGGTCATGGAATACGTCGAAGGATCGCCCCTCTACGAGTGGTGCTCGGAGAAGGCGCCGACGCTGCGCGAGCGGCTGCGCCTCTTCCTGGCGCTCTGCGGCAGCGTGGAGGCGGCGCACCGCCGGCTCGTGCTCCATCGGGACATCAAGCCGGGGAACGTTCTCGTCACCGCCGAGGGAACGCCGCGGCTCCTGGACTTCGGCGTCGCCAAGATCTTCTCCGCCGAGGGAGCGCCCGTCTCGGAGCTGACGACGGCGCGCGCGCCGCTCACGCCGGAGTACGCGAGCCCCGAGCAGCTCCGCGGGGGCGACATCACGACCGCCTCCGACGTCTATTCGCTGGGCGTTCTCCTGTTCGAGCTGGCGACGGGCGCCCGCCCCTACCCTACGCGCGCCGAGGGGGCGACGCAGCTTGTCCGGACCGTTCTGGAGAAGGATCCGGTGCGGCCGAGCACCGCGGCCGCAACCCGGGTCGTCACGGCGGCGGAGCGGACGCGCAGCCTTCCCTCGCCGCCGACCGGCGGGCCGGGGGCCCTGAGCCGCGCGCTGGCGGGAGACCTCGACAACATCATCCTGAAAGCGCTCGCGAAAGAGCCCGAGCGCCGCTACGGGTCGGTGGAGGAGCTGGGCGCCGACCTGCGGCGGTATCTGGACGGGAGGCCGGTCGAGGCCCGTCCTTCCACCTGGCGGTATCGCACGTCGAAGTTCGTGCGGCGGAACCGGGTCGCCGTGGGCATGGCCACGGTCGCCGCGCTGGCGATCGTGGCGGGCGCGGCCTTATCGCTCTGGAGCGCCCGGGAAGCGCGGCGGGAGCGCGCGGTCGCGGAGCGCCGCCTGCGCGACGTGGCCGCGATGGCGAACACGGTGCTCTGGGACGTGAACGAGGGGCTCGCGTCGATGCCCGGGACCACGCCGCTCCGCGAGAAGATCGTGGATTCGGCGACGAAGTACCTGAACGGCATCGCCGCCGAGGGGGTCCAGGACACGGCGCTGATCCGCACGCTCGCCGACGGATTCGACAAGCTGGGAACCGTCCAGGGCTACGTCTGGAGCGCCAACGTCGGGCGGAGCGAGGAGGGATACCGCTCCCTGAAGAAAGCCTACGAGCTGCGCGACCGGCTGGTGCGCGCGAATCCCGTTCACGAGGAATACAAACTCGACCTGGCGTCCTCGGCGACCAAGCTCTGCAACTTCGACCGGGAGCACGGACGCGCGGTCGAGGCGACGGCGATGTCGAGCCGCGCGCTGGAGCTGATGACGGAGCTGCGACGGATGCGACCCGACGTGCGGCGCTACCGGATCAACATCCCCCGCCTCCTCCACAACGACGGCCTCACGCTGATCGAGGCGGGCAAGATCGACGAAGGGGTCGCGCAGATCCGGCGCGGCGTGGACTCGTTCGCCGCGCTCGTGGTCTGGGAGCCGAAGGAGCCGTCGCATCGCCGCACGCTGGCGCAGGCGTCCACCGGCCTGGCCGAGGCGCTCGTGCTGCAGCCCGGACGATCGGACAGCGCGCTCGCGGCGCTGGGACGCGCGCGGACGCTCCTCGACGATCTGATCCGCGAGAACCCGGAGGACGCCGACCTCCTGCGGCGCCGCGGTGCGGTCCACTACGACACCGGGCGCATCTACCTCCTGAACACGAACGATCCCGTCAGCGCGCTCGGCGAGGCCGAAGCCTGCGCCGCGGCGACGCGCGCGGCGGCGCAGAAGGACCCCGGCAACGACGACGCGGCGGTCAGCGACCTGATCGCGCGCACGTTCCTCGGGCACGTCCACGCGGCCGCGGGCCACACGGCGCTCGCCGAGGACCTGCTCGGCGGCGTCATCCCCGACCTGGTTCGTCGCGCCATGACCGACACCACCGACACCCGGTTCGTCCAGGAGCTGATCGAGGCCAAGCTGGCCATGGGACTGGTCGAGCTGGATCGGGCGGGGAAGAGCGCGGGCGCCGTCGCGGCGGCGCACCGGCAGGCGGCGCGCCAATGGCTGGTCGGGGCGCGCGACGCCCAGGAGCGGCTGGCGCAGCAGACGGGGCCGTGGTCGTTCTCGCGGGAGGAGACGGAGGCGATCGGGAAGTCGCTCGCCGCCTGCGACGCCGGCGACGCTCTCCGCTGA
- a CDS encoding serine hydrolase domain-containing protein has protein sequence MMSRLAVLSALILACAADASASPRSQRDPGAIVQGAEAARIDSFMTAAAGLGLEGTLLVEREGKVILVRGYGIADRGRRIPATTRTPYVLGSLSKQFTAAAAYQLESRGKLRLSDSLGRWFPDAPEDKRGITVDQLIHHTSGLPYLGRGDLYDSISVDSMVRETFSYPLEFAPGSRYEYSSPGYDLLAVVIERASGRGFNDYLRQELFQPAGMTETGFIDEPSRWPVTARTPSYSSSEADPPLYPVRLAPKTVGSGSVVSTCGDLWKWEQALRAGTVLDAEATRKLFTPGPASGPTSFYAGGWQVVQSQRGTTVILHAGDLGGFNTDMRRMVDEHATIIFLSNAREGGRGYRDIAPIMATRILFGPQPELPQPLPRVSRGVLARWNGSVALDPGVMVSARVRDGAVWLTARTQEGIFRITGADSAARARALTLNGLAAAVADSLLRGSAHSLDSIFSPSLVEGSHPEFFRIWRATADSAGTPARAEVIGTIPSTPASARTLVRISGGRGAIALTLDWLGGRLIGSASAPDDGLTLRFGAESADRAARYDLWAGRTIRVTRS, from the coding sequence ATGATGTCCAGGCTCGCCGTCCTCTCAGCACTGATTCTGGCGTGTGCCGCCGACGCCTCGGCCTCCCCCCGTTCGCAGCGCGACCCGGGCGCGATCGTCCAGGGGGCGGAGGCCGCCCGCATCGACAGTTTCATGACGGCGGCCGCCGGCCTCGGCCTCGAGGGGACGCTCCTGGTGGAGCGCGAGGGGAAGGTGATCCTCGTTCGCGGGTACGGGATCGCGGATCGCGGCCGCCGCATTCCGGCGACGACGCGGACGCCCTACGTCCTCGGGTCGCTCTCCAAGCAATTCACCGCGGCCGCCGCCTACCAGCTGGAGTCCCGCGGGAAGCTTCGGCTAAGCGACTCCCTGGGCCGGTGGTTCCCGGACGCCCCCGAGGACAAGCGCGGCATCACCGTCGATCAGCTGATCCACCACACGTCCGGACTCCCCTACCTGGGCCGGGGCGACCTGTACGACTCGATCTCGGTCGATTCCATGGTTCGGGAGACCTTTTCGTACCCGCTCGAATTTGCTCCCGGGTCGCGGTACGAGTACTCGAGCCCGGGGTACGACCTTCTCGCGGTGGTGATCGAACGCGCCTCCGGGCGGGGGTTCAACGACTACCTCCGGCAGGAGCTGTTCCAGCCGGCCGGGATGACGGAAACCGGCTTCATCGACGAGCCGTCCCGCTGGCCCGTCACGGCGCGCACCCCCTCCTATTCCAGCTCCGAGGCCGACCCGCCGCTCTATCCGGTTCGCCTCGCGCCCAAGACCGTCGGATCGGGATCGGTCGTCTCCACGTGCGGCGATCTCTGGAAGTGGGAGCAGGCGCTGCGCGCCGGAACGGTGCTCGATGCCGAAGCGACCCGGAAGCTCTTCACCCCGGGACCGGCATCGGGGCCGACGTCGTTCTACGCGGGTGGATGGCAGGTGGTGCAAAGCCAGCGCGGCACCACCGTCATCCTGCACGCGGGAGACCTGGGCGGGTTCAATACCGACATGCGCCGCATGGTCGACGAGCACGCGACGATCATCTTCCTGAGCAACGCGCGCGAGGGAGGGCGCGGCTATCGCGACATCGCGCCGATCATGGCGACGCGCATCCTCTTCGGTCCCCAGCCGGAGCTGCCGCAGCCGCTTCCGCGCGTTTCCCGCGGCGTGCTGGCGCGGTGGAACGGCAGCGTCGCTCTGGATCCGGGCGTCATGGTGAGCGCGCGCGTGCGGGACGGGGCCGTGTGGCTGACGGCTCGAACGCAGGAGGGCATCTTCCGGATCACCGGAGCCGACTCGGCCGCGCGGGCCCGGGCGCTGACGCTGAACGGGCTCGCGGCGGCGGTGGCCGACTCGCTCCTTCGCGGAAGCGCGCACTCGTTGGATTCGATCTTCAGCCCAAGCCTCGTGGAGGGGAGCCATCCCGAGTTCTTCCGTATCTGGAGGGCCACGGCCGACTCGGCGGGCACGCCGGCGCGGGCGGAGGTTATCGGAACCATCCCCTCCACGCCGGCGAGTGCGCGCACGCTGGTCCGGATTTCAGGAGGGCGGGGAGCGATCGCGCTGACGCTGGACTGGCTGGGCGGACGCCTGATCGGGAGCGCGTCCGCGCCCGACGATGGGCTGACCCTGCGCTTCGGGGCCGAGAGCGCGGATCGGGCCGCGCGCTACGATCTATGGGCGGGTCGCACGATCCGGGTGACGCGAAGCTGA